In Bifidobacterium adolescentis ATCC 15703, the sequence TTGTTCGACCTGGTCGAGCAGGCCGTCGGCCTTGTCGCGTTCGTTGTGGTCGTGGTAGGCGACGACGCGGCCGGGCACGCGGATGCCGAGGCGGTTCGCGAGCGCGTATAGGCGGCGCGTATCCTCGGCTGCCACGATGTCGGCGCCTTCCATGAGGGCGATCAGGCGGGCGGACGCGTCGCCGGTGTTGCCGATCGGCGTGGCGGCGAGCACGACCGTTCCGCGCGGAATGTTGACGTCGGCGACCAGTCCGTCGAGCCCGAATTCGGCACGTTCCGTGGCTTGCGCGGTTTCCTCGGCATTTTCCGCGTTCTCGCCGATTTCGGCAATCTGACCAATATTTGTTTTCACGGTTTGTTTCACGGCGTTACCAGCCTTCTCGGCATCAGTCTGTTCGCTCAAGTTCTCCATATTTCCAGTATCGCCCACAGCGTCCCCAAACCATCAGCTCCCGCCATTTCTCCGTCTTTCGCAACCAACCAATCGAAACCCGACCAAACCACCTACGACGCCACACGTCCTCACCGGTAAATCAAAATGCACCCCTCACACATCCGGGTTTCCACCCGCCACGCATTCGGATTTTTCTTCGTACGACATTCGGATTTTCCTTTGCGTAGGATTCGGATTTTCTCAGACGGGGGTGAGACGGCGATTCAACACGACTTTGGACATGCCATCGATAGCATGGAATCATGCGTTATTTTGAAGATGAAATTTCCGGAATCGACGGCAGCACGGCCACGTTCGTCGGCTACTGCCTTGACAACAGCAGCGAAATCGACCCGAATCGCAAGCGCCCGTCCGTGCTGGTGATTCCCGGCGGCGGCTACGAAATGACGTCCGACCGCGAAGCCGAACCAATCGCCATGCAATTCCTTGCAGCCGGCTTCAACGCGTTCGTGCTGCGCTATTCCGTGAAGCCGTCCATTTTTCCGGTCGCGCTGCTGGAAGCGGCCGAAGCGATGCGGCGGATCCACACGCATGCCGACGAATGGCATTGCGATGCCGACGCTATCGCGGTGATCGGCTTTTCCGCCGGCGGCCACCTTGCCGCCAATCTTGCGACTTCCGCCAGCGACGACGTGCTTGCGGCGCATGGTTACGACGCGGATGCGGTGCGCCCGAACGGTCTGATGCTCGCCTACCCGGTGGTCACGTCCGGCCCGCTCGCCCACCGCGGCAGTTTCGATGCGCTGCTCGGCGACCGCAAGGCCGATCCGGAAGCGCTCGACGCGGTTTCGATCGAGAAACATATCGATGCGAAGACGCCGCCGGTGTTCGTCTGGCATACCGTTCCGGACGATTGCGTGCCGTACGAGAACACGCTGATGCTCGTCGACGCCTGCAAGAAGGCGGGCGTGAGCGTCGAGGCGCACCTGTTCCCCAACGGCGGCCACGGTCTGTCGCTCGGCACCGCCGAAACCGCATGGCAGGGGGTCAACGGCATCGAACCGTGCGTACAGGTCTGGCCGAAACTTGCGATTGCGTGGATGCGTCGCACGTTTGCCGCTACCGACGCCACCGCCGCCATGACCGGCTCTGCCACGACCGTCGCGATTGCCGAATAATCGCCATTCCTGCGTTTTTTTCTGCGTCTTTTCACGTCTTTTTTGTCGCACGACTTCGCTTTTCGGACCAAAAAACAAGTCGTGCGACATTTAATCGAGTAAAAATACCCCCTAACTGGCATTTTCCGGGCGAAAACGGCACTTAGGAGGTATTCGGCGTCGCACGACTTGAAAATAACCACCAAAAATCAAAGACGTGCGACGTTTCGCGCCACCTAATCGCCAAAATCAGATGGGACGCGACTCGTGCACCATCTGACGATCGCCGTAATACAACGAGTTCAGGCCAGGATTCGCCGGCGTGCCCCACGCGGACGCCGGACGCGCCGGACGCACCGGACAGCCGGTGAGCACGCTGGACAACCACCAGACAACCACCAGACAACCACCGGGCACGCACCGGCCGGACACCACCTACAAGCACACGCACATAGGCGCCCATAGGCACATATTGACGATTTGTGCAGATTTGCCACCCGTCGTCGCACTGCGGCGCACACTGCATAGACCCGTTGGTAGTCTGTGATTGGTTCGCAACGGCACATTCGTTGCGCACGATGGAAAAGCAAGCCACACGAACCGACCCCGCGCAACCGCGCAAAACCACACAGAGAGACCTATGAATATCATCAATTTCTTCGTCAACCTCATCAAGGACCCCCGTACCGCGATCGCCAGCTGGATTGCCATG encodes:
- a CDS encoding alpha/beta hydrolase, which codes for MRYFEDEISGIDGSTATFVGYCLDNSSEIDPNRKRPSVLVIPGGGYEMTSDREAEPIAMQFLAAGFNAFVLRYSVKPSIFPVALLEAAEAMRRIHTHADEWHCDADAIAVIGFSAGGHLAANLATSASDDVLAAHGYDADAVRPNGLMLAYPVVTSGPLAHRGSFDALLGDRKADPEALDAVSIEKHIDAKTPPVFVWHTVPDDCVPYENTLMLVDACKKAGVSVEAHLFPNGGHGLSLGTAETAWQGVNGIEPCVQVWPKLAIAWMRRTFAATDATAAMTGSATTVAIAE